A stretch of DNA from Hydra vulgaris chromosome 03, alternate assembly HydraT2T_AEP:
GacttttcaaaagttattaaacattcTGTTAAAAATCCAGCTCTATCCaggaaaattattgaaaatacaaaaacgaATCCAATAATGATGAAAGCAGAAGAGGCCCTTGCATTAAAGATAATTTGTGATCTCAGCGATTCACAATATCAAGTTATTAGAAACTCTTCACTGAAACAGAATGCAGAGATATACCCTTCAGTCAAAGTAATATTTGATGCAAAATCCAAATGTTATCCAGAAAATTTGGAAATTTTAGACACATCTGCCAAATGTTATGTTCAGTCAATGGTGAACCACACTTTATCAAGAATTATAAGCTTATCTAATACAGAGTGTCTAGATGGATCGGAAACAACTGGAAAATTCTATTTGAAAGCTGGAATGGATGGAGCCTCATCTCAAAGTGTATACAATCAAAGGTTTGATGACACAGATCTTTCAACAGgagttgaaaacaaaaaatccttGTTCCAAACTGCAATTGTTCTGTTGAAACTGGAAATAAGGGCCATCACTGTATGGTCAAACCCAATGTCTTCAAGCCCCTACTTTTGCAGGCCTCTTCACCTGCAATaccaaaaaaaagcaaaagagtCAACAAGAGCTGAAGAATTAGATGTTAGGAAGCAAATAGAAAGTCTTCAAGATTTTGAACTTGAAATCCCCTTCTCTAACcagaaagcaaaaataaaaataaaaattgagatGACCATGTTGGACGGCAAGGCAGTGAATGCTATAACAGATACAAACTCAACTCAATCTTGCAATGTTTGTTCTGCCAAGCCTAGTGAAATGAACAAGCTGGATATAATTAGAGAAAAAGTTTGCATTAAGCAAGCCATAGCTTTATGATTATCCACACTGCACTGTTGGATACAAATTTTTGAATTCATTCTTCACTTGGAATATAAAATGGATATTAAAATATACCAGTCCCGATCTCCAGAAGATAAATTATCTgtaaaatcttgaaaaaaagaaatcaaaagaaagtTTAGAGAGGTGTTAAGCTTAGTGGTTGATACTCCTAAGCAGGGATTTGGAAATACTAATACAGGAAACACTGCAAGGAGGGCATTTCTAGCAGCAGAATCTTTCTCTGAAATAACAGGAGTTAGTTTGGACATCATTTTAAGACTAAGAAACATATTGAATGCCGTTTGCAGTGGATTCCACCTGAACTTGGATGCTTTTAAAGCATACTGTTATAAAACTTCAGAGCTGATAGTGGAAATCTATCCTAGGTACATTATGCCACCTACACTTCATAAGGTTTTGGAACATGGATTTTTAATTGCTGAGCATTTGGATCTTCCCATTGGAGCATATTCTGAGGAGGCTCAAGAAGCTCAAAATGAGGCCATACGAAATGCAAGACTCAATCACACATGCAAAATATctagaattaattaaattaaatattttttcactttgaaaatatttttagaataatttctagaatctaaaaattaaaaaaaattgcattaaaaatcaAAGGGAGGAGGGGAGGGAAGAGGGGGTAAGGGGAGGGGTCTAcaacttgaaaagtttttaattaccCACTGTTTGTTTGAATTggaacaataatttaataaaaacgtttgtttttattgtttatttgttttaataatttaataataaagtttgtttttgaattagaacaataatttaatcaaaacgtttattactttacaaaattttgagTTTTGGCCGCTTTTTGACCATTATGCTTCACTGTGcgacgttttaaaaaaaagtcggCAATCAGCGTTTGTTTATCAAATTAACGTTTACGTCTTTGACAATTTGTCGAACTCTAATTCTgtgccgacctgatgccgactTTAAGCAGTTTTAGgtcacataatatatatatatatatatatatatatatatatatatatatatatatatatatatatatatatatatatatatatatatatatatatatatatatatttatatatatatataatttatatatatatatgtgtgtatgtattttaaattttatatatatttatatatatatgtatatatatatatatgtatatacatatatatatatatatgtatatatatgtgtatatatatatatatatatatatatatatatatatatatatatatatatatatatatatatgtatatatatatatatataatttatatatatatatatatgtgtatgtattttaaattatatatatatatatatatatatatatatatatatatatatatatatatatatatatatatatatatataattttgaattttttttcaagcacACACGAAAAGAGTTTCAATCTTTCTCTAGTGTGAGGAGACAGGAAATTGGtcaggtttattaaattatatatattttgtaaaatttgttactCGCTTACTTAAAAAgttcttaacttttttcagaataaaatacttagttgatattaattttttttaacttacactAAAGATAATGATCATCATGGTTAGGCTCATGTGAAAAcatggttttaaataaatttcttattcttGGAGTTTGAAATAAACAGCATATTCTTAAGCCATAATTGTGATGAGCAGCATATTCTTAAGCCATAATTGTGAACCCTGATTAGTGTTAGACTAATATTTCAAGGCAAGTTTTCATATTCGTAATATGATTCAAAACAGGTTTTCGTATTATGTAAGCGAAAGTGATGCAGtaggtgcttttttttttgcgaaagAAAGTCTTGTTTTaaagaagtcttttttttttttttttttttttttgcgaaagAAGTCTTATCTTAAAGTAGTCTTATCTGAGAACAAtcctatttttgaaaaaagttataaattgaaatttattagtTTCCAGGCACCTCACatttgtaaaacaatttatctaattttatagAACTTAAggaattgatatattttcatatataatttcacatataaaaatgtaaaaaaaaaactttttaacatcaacaacaacaacaaaattttataaaaaaactttttaacaacaacaacataaattgtaaaaaaatcaaaaccaagaattttttttgtttttgttttattaaaagcatttatcATTTTCGAATGTTTTGAGACCTAAAAAttaggtttagttttttttataggataAAATTTAAAGGGAAAgtcagggtcagggttagggttctaaaggaaatttttatcatttatttctcaatttttttcaaatcttatttttacattttatcaatattaattctgattttttttttacataaatcaaaaatttgtagAAGTTTGAGCGAATGCCATTAAACTAGTTAAAGGTCATCGGAATTAAATATCATTTTGCTTGAATGTACACACACAAGTAAACGCAATCgagttttaagatattttttttgcagttgtttttgtaattaatttaccTTTGTTTATGATTGCATCTGAATGTTTTAGGTAATGATTTGATCATTGGTATGAAATCTCCTCCTTCGGATTGGATATTATATAACTTAACACGAGAGCAACGCTTGTCGATGTATGAAAAAGTTTGCGAGGttgaaaggtttttaaaaatttatttcaattttatgtcagggttttttaaattatactaattcagttaaatactttatttgtaGATAGGACGTATGATCAACCAATGTAGTGAATCATTTGAAAAGTTGTTAAACGACACGGAGGAACAGATGAgaggtttttttagtttttttaacaaaatttatttcgCTTTTGTGACTTACCTGAacttttgttgttattttgattatttattttactttatttatttattttcttgctAGTTGTAGCAGCGTTTGCTGATCGAGGCGAAAAAACTCATCTAGAAGTCATGGCTGAATTACGAGATTACAAAAGAAGAAGACAATCATATCGCGGAAAAAacaatatgacaaaaaaattattttttactgagGCAGGTTTTAAAACcgcattttaaaatgtttatagatttaaaaatgttattatttaggTTTTGCGTAactatattgatttttttttttttaaagaaaaagaagagaGGTCGGgttattttagctatttttcAGGTTTTGCATGACCTAATTGACTATTCTTATAGGTTTTGCGTGATCTCATTGAACAACAAATGCTGTATTTAACAATACTCTATGAGCAGCAGCAAACTGAATCAGCAGTACCTGAGTCTCCACCAATTGCCATGCAGCACAatatagaagaaaaaataaataatactaaaagcGAGAATTTAGAAAATGAAAGTAAATCTCGTTATCTTAGTTCTGAAAAAACGCGTGATCGTCGGTTTCAAGAAGAGCATAGAGACAATAAATATGGCCATCGGAGATTAAATGAACGTCACCATAGGGATCGTCGAAGAAGTCGGAGCAGAAATCGGAGTAGAAGCAGAGAACGTAGCAGAGAATATCGATATCGAGAAAAAAGAGATCGAAgagatataaaagaaattagtAACGTCACTGTATACGATGACTAAAACAGCGTCACTGTTTATATAGCGGCAACATTTATACTTGTTCTAATTTATTATCACGAGTTTGacgttgtaaagaaaaaaaaatggcttttaatacatgaaaaaatttttccaattttttaaaattttttaaaagtttgtttaaaaaaatggttttattattttattatttatattatatatatattttatatatatatatatatatatatatatatatatatatatatatatatatatatatatatatatatatatatatatatatatatatatttatataaatccGTGAAAATTTGACAGGTCAAATTTTTAAGGATCTTTAGACCCTTCAAAatttgacaggtccctaatatttttctaacgtatgtcaacctggtactcaaaagaagcgaaattatataaaaacttcaaaaataatttatttacataagaatatttttttcagatataatCGTCTAAAAATCgtctaaaaaattgtttttaagatgaaaataaaaaaagtcaatatttttaagtttttttataataatttttttaaacatattttttatgtaaattgattattatttttgaagtttttatataatttcactttttttgagtaccaggttgacatacgttagaaaaacttttttttaaaacattagggacctgtcaaatTTTTAAGGGTCATAAGGCTcccctaaacattttttattcaaaaaaattttaagcctagtgtttttgtattatatagaacacatttagttAAGTGTAGCAggctattttaaaaaaggttttttttgaaCCACCCTAATAATAGTGCTGCAGGAAGAGATTTTCTAAGAGGATTTTACAAGAGACAACAAAAGGTCTGGACCTTTTAATAAGAAAGTGTTGTCTTTAAATTGCGTTTATGATTTACGTCTTACGATGTTTATTGTTTTACGTCAAAGTggcataaaataataaacatcgtaaaataacttttatagaCGATGTAAATAACAAATCTAACATTGTAttgaataacaattttaaaaagttgtaaagccTTTAATAAACACAATGCTTTTAGGAActtttagaaacaaattttcttaCCTTAACTTTATCAAAGTCTTTTAGAAATGAATCGGTTTCAATTGTACTCAGAACCTGGTGTTCAATTGCTAATGTGGCCATCCCACAAAGGCGGTCCTGAGAAAAAGTCGATCGAAGGTAATTTTCGATAATTTTCTTTCTCCACTGGCCACTGATACGGGGAGGGTAAGCAAAATTATCAGTGCTACATACACATTGGGAAAGATGTCGATCAAgcgtttttttgtaatataagcCAGTGTTGTTTTGGGGCAGCTATCGTTTGGCAACATTGGAGCTAAAATTACAATTTCACAAAACAGTCCACTCCCATTGATGTCACTCTTGCCATCAGCTGTCAAAATGGATCGCAGGTTTTTGCACTTTTCTTTAACTGCATATGTTTCAcatttgtctatttttttcaagttatagaGGAATTCGAAATGTTTGCTGTGATTTTCCATCAGTTCAAATCTTTCTGACAATGAATTAATTGCAGTGTctaaaactacaaaaaagaaatttactttGAAAGACTCTTTTGCCGACTTCACAGGTTCATCTTTGCTTTCATAGGAAAATTGCCTTTTGATCTTTCTTGGTCTAACCACTACTTCATCAGAGAAATTTGGATTGGTGTCCAGTTTTTCGGCTAGTTCCTTTGCATCTGTAATAACGTTATTCAGTCCATTTTCTGATCCCAAGTTCTccaaaaaaatacttaacactTTCAATTAGTTTCAAAGCGCCCTGCAAATCAACAGTTTTCATCTGAAGTGTTTTGCttactaaattaattttgaacaaaacatCATAAAAAGTGACCAAACAGCAGAGGAATTTgaaatctgtaatttttttggcaattccCATAGCGGTACATTTTCCAAAAGCATCAATCATAGAATCTAACGTTGATTCATAGACTGCGTCATAAATCTCATCAATATGGTATCGCAAAGGTTCGAGGGCGTTTATCCTGCTCTCCCAAGGGGTTTCACTTAAAGGTTTTACAGTCAAGTTAGTTACATGGTTTGTTAATATATTCCATCTATGGTTTGAtccagaaaaaaagttataaagttcctgtatattgttgaaaaagttaACAGCTAAAGTGCAGGAAAATCCTGCATCATTGACAACAAGGTTTAATGAATGACTTCCACAAGGAACAAAAAAAGCTCGTGGGTTAAGGTCAAGGATCCTTTTTTGTACTCCTACATTCTTTCCCTTCATATTTGATCCATTATCATAACCTTGGCCACgcatattttataaagatattccTTTTTTTGAAAGCTCGTCTAACAAGCAAGCTGTCAACCCTTGCCCAGATGTATCTGAGACCCGAACAAATCCAAGAAAATGGTCCCTTACGTTTACTTCTTGACCTGGAACTGCATAGACAAACCGAACTACAAGGGTCATTTGTTCTGTACGACTTAAGTCAGGAGTGCAGTCAAGAATTATAGAATAATACAAAGCTTTTTTCAGTTCACACACGATATGCTCTGTAACTTTCCAGGAAAGAAGAACAATAAACTCATTTTGTTTGCTTAAATAAGGCAGATGAGTTTCTTTGGCAGTTATCCGACGAAGATGTTCAGAAAGGACAGTGTCAAATTTTGAAATGCTTTCaacaagttttataaagtttccaTTGTTTTCTTTGAAAACTGTTTCACTTGTTCCACGAAAAGCTAATCCTTGAGTGCCAAGGAATTGCACAATACAAACAAGTCGTTTTAAAATTGCATACCAATGGTCAGTTTCAGCTTGAATCATACGTTGATGTTGGGAGTCAATAGTGTTGCCTAATTGCAATCTCGTGGCAAGTTCTCGATAAGAAATGGGCGCATTTCCGTGAGAGGTTGACCTTTCATGTGTAAGTAAAACATTTGACATATTTTGCAAATCAGAGTACCCCTCTGTTCCAGAAAGATATATGTCATCAGTACTAAATAgcttgcaaaaaaaacaaaatactaaatttttagatattgaaTACACTAGCCAATCCCTGTCAATGTCTTATCCATTTGGCAACTTAGTTTTGTAATTGACAACTGTGAACCGTCTGCCTGAAATACTGTCAATAggaaagttaatatttttaacctGCACTGATCCTTTTACAACAAGCACTTGACGAATGTCATCTGTAATTCTGGGTGGCCACATTCCACATTCGCTTCAAGCGAGTCCCATGATAGTGACGAAGTGACCGCATTTTCCTCGACACCAGAGTTCTGAAACAGTAACGatgattattttactaattgaggttttatacaaaaataacattatttttaaagttcatttttagtAGTGGATGAAAGATGATTATTACAAAggtttttagttgattttttccAACTTACATAACCCtacttttttcacttttttaaaatggcatagaaatcttttgtttgtaaaatttgttaaaagtattttttaatattttatcttttatttttgtatttttgtttgttttttatttttacaccaaaaaaaattaatttgccgtatttattatcatttattttattttgtttactaattttcagaattgtaatatatatttatatgcatacatatatacaactgtattttgatttagttttttttaactcaattaTTTGCCGACACTTCTATTAGTCATTTTTATAAGCTTCTATCCTGTGTTAACTGGGACACCCTAAAACTAAATCTAAACGCCAATAAAGCGTATGATATTTTTCTAACAGAGTTTCTTAATCTTTATAACAAGGCATTCCTTGTTGACTAaagtaatcaaaacaaaaacacttttaaacccTTGGATCACGAAGGGCATtcttaaatcttcaaaaaaaaaacaacgcttatataacaagtttcttaaaaaaagaactcttaaaaatgaaactacctataaaaactataaacggcTATTTGAGTCAATTTTAAAACGCTCAAAGAAACGTTACTATTCTGAACAATTAATAAAGCACAAAAATGATTCTAAAAAAACTTGGCATATTATTAAGGaggtaattggaaaaaaaagcttatacagAAATTTACTTcctttaaatcttaaatttaataacaaacaaattgtaaataaatccttAGTCGCTGAAACACTTAaccagttttttgtaaatataggtCCTACTTTATCATCTAATATAGCAACTACTCAATCACACTTTAGTTCGTACTTAACCTCAACCAACCTTAATGTTATGTCTAATTATAAACTTACAGAAAAAGAATTACTAGACGCAGTCTCTTTATTAAAACCCAATAAAAGTTTAGGATTTGATGATATAAGTtataacagtatatatatatattataaattaaaaagattaaaaacgttttttataaaggttttttatgtttacgatGTTAATTATGTGAAACtttgtaatattgtttaatcagcgaaataaaagttaaataataataataaatacaatttacgCTTGTTTAAGCGATAAACGTAAATAAAtggaaaagaagaaaaaataccttggcattatttacttatatttttaaaaacatttttaaatttgcgggaaatttttttaacttaattccCAATAAATTTCGTTGGA
This window harbors:
- the LOC101238746 gene encoding uncharacterized protein LOC101238746 isoform X3, whose protein sequence is MDEFNLVETHESRMNEIQDLSDVVAIANLQLNKLMKHLDWSRKEITNEKLLVRCNFDLSHRVSSVQANNHNILCSLRYYGFGDLKVKDITPSSLFCYEGTNVVPVELGQDIFDKLGVKSFRVEWKNVDEQKSLIEKNEDINFYKPCNPLDELRFIYSWVKIPITYSQLNVEKVPADVLYSFLQEKLNNMKRYSFSVEKALILLTNWLKESINPDKFTEQAKIIFNNEAETFVLDLWKFVYAKSLCISNNISEHTRKEFQSFSSVRRQEIGNDLIIGMKSPPSDWILYNLTREQRLSMYEKVCEIGRMINQCSESFEKLLNDTEEQMRVVAAFADRGEKTHLEVMAELRDYKRRRQSYRGKNNMTKKLFFTEVLRDLIEQQMLYLTILYEQQQTESAVPESPPIAMQHNIEEKINNTKSENLENESKSRYLSSEKTRDRRFQEEHRDNKYGHRRLNERHHRDRRRSRSRNRSRSRERSREYRYREKRDRRDIKEISNVTVYDD
- the LOC101238746 gene encoding uncharacterized protein LOC101238746 isoform X5, whose protein sequence is MDEFNLVETHESRMNEIQDLSDVVAIANLQLNKLMKHLDWSRKEITNEKLLVRCNFDLSHRVSSVQANNHNILCSLRYYGFGDLKDITPSSLFCYEGTNVVPVELGQDIFDKLGVKSFRVEWKNVDEQKSLIEKNEDINFYKPCNPLDELRFIYSWVKIPITYSQLNVEKVPADVLYSFLQEKLNNMKRYSFSVEKALILLTNWLKESINPDKFTEQAKIIFNNEAETFVLDLWKFVYAKSLCISNNISEHTRKEFQSFSSVRRQEIGNDLIIGMKSPPSDWILYNLTREQRLSMYEKVCEIGRMINQCSESFEKLLNDTEEQMRVVAAFADRGEKTHLEVMAELRDYKRRRQSYRGKNNMTKKLFFTEVLRDLIEQQMLYLTILYEQQQTESAVPESPPIAMQHNIEEKINNTKSENLENESKSRYLSSEKTRDRRFQEEHRDNKYGHRRLNERHHRDRRRSRSRNRSRSRERSREYRYREKRDRRDIKEISNVTVYDD
- the LOC101238746 gene encoding uncharacterized protein LOC101238746 isoform X4; translation: MDEFNLVETHESRMNEIQDLSDVVAIANLQLNKLMKHLDWSRKEITNEKLLVRCNFDLSHRVSSVQANNHNILCSLRYYGFGDLKVKDITPSSLFCYEGTNVVPVELGQDIFDKLGVKSLVEWKNVDEQKSLIEKNEDINFYKPCNPLDELRFIYSWVKIPITYSQLNVEKVPADVLYSFLQEKLNNMKRYSFSVEKALILLTNWLKESINPDKFTEQAKIIFNNEAETFVLDLWKFVYAKSLCISNNISEHTRKEFQSFSSVRRQEIGNDLIIGMKSPPSDWILYNLTREQRLSMYEKVCEIGRMINQCSESFEKLLNDTEEQMRVVAAFADRGEKTHLEVMAELRDYKRRRQSYRGKNNMTKKLFFTEVLRDLIEQQMLYLTILYEQQQTESAVPESPPIAMQHNIEEKINNTKSENLENESKSRYLSSEKTRDRRFQEEHRDNKYGHRRLNERHHRDRRRSRSRNRSRSRERSREYRYREKRDRRDIKEISNVTVYDD
- the LOC101238746 gene encoding uncharacterized protein LOC101238746 isoform X6; protein product: MDEFNLVETHESRMNEIQDLSDVVAIANLQLNKLMKHLDWSRKEITNEKLLVRCNFDLSHRVSSVQANNHNILCSLRYYGFGDLKDITPSSLFCYEGTNVVPVELGQDIFDKLGVKSLVEWKNVDEQKSLIEKNEDINFYKPCNPLDELRFIYSWVKIPITYSQLNVEKVPADVLYSFLQEKLNNMKRYSFSVEKALILLTNWLKESINPDKFTEQAKIIFNNEAETFVLDLWKFVYAKSLCISNNISEHTRKEFQSFSSVRRQEIGNDLIIGMKSPPSDWILYNLTREQRLSMYEKVCEIGRMINQCSESFEKLLNDTEEQMRVVAAFADRGEKTHLEVMAELRDYKRRRQSYRGKNNMTKKLFFTEVLRDLIEQQMLYLTILYEQQQTESAVPESPPIAMQHNIEEKINNTKSENLENESKSRYLSSEKTRDRRFQEEHRDNKYGHRRLNERHHRDRRRSRSRNRSRSRERSREYRYREKRDRRDIKEISNVTVYDD
- the LOC136078880 gene encoding zinc finger MYM-type protein 1-like; the encoded protein is MRGQGYDNGSNMKGKNVGVQKRILDLNPRAFFVPCGSHSLNLVVNDAGFSCTLAVNFFNNIQELYNFFSGSNHRWNILTNHVTNLTVKPLSETPWESRINALEPLRYHIDEIYDAVYESTLDSMIDAFGKCTAMGIAKKITDFKFLCCLVTFYDVLFKINLVSKTLQMKTVDLQGALKLIESVKYFFGELGIRKWTE
- the LOC136078881 gene encoding uncharacterized protein LOC136078881 is translated as MWPPRITDDIRQVLVVKGSVQLFSTDDIYLSGTEGYSDLQNMSNVLLTHERSTSHGNAPISYRELATRLQLGNTIDSQHQRMIQAETDHWYAILKRLVCIVQFLGTQGLAFRGTSETVFKENNGNFIKLVESISKFDTVLSEHLRRITAKETHLPYLSKQNEFIVLLSWKVTEHIVCELKKALYYSIILDCTPDLSRTEQMTLVVRFVYAVPGQEVNVRDHFLGFVRVSDTSGQGLTACLLDELSKKGISL